One Methanohalophilus mahii DSM 5219 genomic window carries:
- a CDS encoding right-handed parallel beta-helix repeat-containing protein — protein sequence MRENVDSHRFWILLASSVVLVLLSSVSLAAEITVDDDGTEDYTTIQAAVNAAVDDDTILVYPGTYSENVDVGKELNITSVGGVSVTHVYADNTDKDVFHITADSVTINGFNMSRATGTSCSGIRIEGNHSTIINNIVSNNKLGITLFISDNNNITGNTASGNNYAGIYLQLSDNNDLNDNIVSENNQYGIYLASAGGISRSNNFINNTVSKNNKGIFLQSPQDSTLTDNTVFNNTNDGITLDSFGDLFYVENNTLIGNTVLNNKNGIYIKKINGNALIGNIALDNNNGIKIDYSYYNNLTQNNISNNTDNGVHFVSSHENRLVNNTILNNKIGLRLGGYYGSSNNFVGNNYFNNSNNAYFDADSDNHWNTTKTTGPNIIGGPYIGGNFWAKSDGSGWSQEKADNDGDGFCDSIYELSDGNIDYLPLAGDSTGPSVVPISPMEQTVGPGELLELNVSVTDDSEISSVVVNVSSVNDTINEAVLSNVNGYWVNNSITLDVNPHGMYNLSINATDEFGNSNTSMNLSVIGESTTPGDGNEEDGGNFVYHPQPLFDVPTGNPLLLVGVLGLVVMFFVRRRE from the coding sequence ATGAGAGAAAATGTCGATTCACACAGATTCTGGATATTACTGGCCAGTTCAGTAGTATTGGTATTGCTTTCGTCCGTATCCCTGGCTGCTGAGATAACAGTGGATGACGATGGGACTGAGGATTACACAACTATTCAGGCTGCTGTAAATGCGGCAGTGGATGATGACACAATTCTTGTTTATCCGGGTACATACAGTGAGAATGTGGATGTGGGTAAAGAATTGAACATCACTTCGGTAGGCGGTGTTTCTGTCACACATGTCTATGCAGATAATACAGATAAGGATGTATTCCATATTACTGCTGATAGTGTGACAATTAATGGATTTAATATGAGTAGAGCTACTGGTACCAGTTGCAGTGGTATACGTATTGAAGGTAATCACTCTACTATAATCAATAACATAGTGTCAAATAATAAGCTTGGTATCACTTTATTTATTTCTGACAACAATAATATAACTGGCAATACTGCATCTGGTAACAACTATGCTGGTATTTATCTGCAGTTATCTGATAATAACGATTTAAATGATAATATTGTATCAGAAAACAATCAATATGGCATTTATCTAGCTTCTGCTGGCGGTATTTCCAGGAGCAATAATTTTATTAATAACACTGTCTCTAAAAATAATAAAGGTATATTCTTACAATCTCCTCAAGACAGTACTTTGACTGACAACACTGTGTTTAACAATACTAACGATGGTATTACTCTGGATAGTTTTGGTGATCTTTTCTATGTAGAAAACAATACCCTTATTGGTAACACAGTTTTGAATAACAAGAATGGTATATATATTAAAAAGATTAATGGCAATGCCCTTATTGGTAACATAGCTTTGGATAACAATAATGGAATAAAGATTGATTACTCCTACTACAACAATTTGACCCAAAATAATATATCAAATAATACCGACAATGGAGTTCATTTTGTTTCTTCCCACGAAAACAGGCTGGTTAATAACACTATATTGAATAACAAAATTGGACTACGTTTGGGCGGGTATTACGGATCATCTAATAATTTTGTTGGTAATAATTACTTCAACAATTCCAATAATGCTTATTTCGATGCAGATTCCGACAATCACTGGAACACCACAAAAACCACCGGCCCCAATATAATAGGTGGTCCTTATATTGGAGGGAACTTCTGGGCAAAATCGGATGGGTCTGGCTGGAGTCAGGAAAAAGCAGATAACGATGGAGACGGATTCTGTGACAGCATTTACGAACTCAGTGATGGTAACATAGATTATCTTCCCCTTGCCGGTGACAGTACTGGACCTTCAGTTGTCCCGATTTCTCCGATGGAACAAACAGTTGGACCTGGCGAATTGCTTGAACTGAATGTCTCGGTGACAGATGATTCTGAGATTTCCTCTGTGGTGGTTAATGTCTCAAGCGTAAACGACACAATAAATGAAGCGGTTCTTAGCAATGTCAATGGTTACTGGGTAAACAACTCTATAACTCTGGACGTAAACCCTCATGGGATGTACAATCTCAGCATCAATGCAACCGATGAGTTCGGAAATTCCAATACATCCATGAACCTATCTGTTATAGGCGAATCAACTACTCCGGGAGACGGCAATGAGGAAGACGGTGGCAACTTTGTCTATCATCCGCAGCCATTGTTTGATGTTCCCACAGGCAATCCCTTGTTGTTGGTGGGTGTACTGGGGCTTGTAGTTATGTTCTTCGTGAGAAGGAGAGAGTAA
- a CDS encoding threonyl-tRNA synthetase editing domain-containing protein gives MKMLLFDTEYFWFDTFSKTLENVEDIKKEEKIENTAVVFIHVELEDEERKNKVVKNAVKTFKWYLNKVDKEKIVLHSFAHLSSSTSSPEFAAEIISEIKEKLINKGIEVHTTPFGYFSEFSIHVRGESLAKIFKEI, from the coding sequence ATGAAGATGTTACTATTTGATACCGAATATTTTTGGTTTGACACTTTTAGTAAGACCCTTGAAAATGTAGAAGACATAAAAAAAGAAGAAAAAATAGAAAATACTGCTGTTGTTTTCATACATGTTGAATTGGAGGATGAAGAGAGGAAAAACAAGGTAGTTAAAAATGCTGTGAAAACTTTCAAGTGGTATCTTAATAAAGTAGATAAAGAAAAAATAGTTTTGCATTCTTTTGCCCACCTCTCATCAAGTACATCTTCTCCTGAATTCGCAGCGGAAATTATTTCTGAAATTAAGGAAAAATTAATCAACAAGGGAATTGAGGTCCATACAACACCTTTTGGCTACTTTTCTGAATTTTCTATCCATGTTCGTGGCGAATCTCTTGCAAAAATATTTAAAGAAATCTGA
- a CDS encoding 4Fe-4S binding protein, with amino-acid sequence MYRQMSPHAIRIEKKIVYIGNKCTYCGKCIKVCPVENISE; translated from the coding sequence ATGTATCGACAAATGTCGCCACATGCCATAAGGATTGAAAAGAAAATTGTTTATATCGGCAACAAATGCACCTATTGTGGCAAATGTATCAAGGTCTGTCCCGTGGAAAATATTTCTGAATAA
- a CDS encoding CGGC domain-containing protein, translating into MKVGLIRCMQTEDMCPATTDFKVMREKKLAFKDVEGEIEVIGVVSCGGCPGKKAATRAAEMVRRGADTIALASCITKGNPIGFACPHAEQMKAAIRKKIGDSIQLIDYTH; encoded by the coding sequence ATGAAAGTAGGTTTAATCAGATGTATGCAAACAGAGGATATGTGTCCTGCAACAACGGATTTTAAAGTAATGAGGGAGAAAAAACTTGCTTTCAAAGACGTTGAAGGCGAAATTGAAGTGATAGGTGTTGTTTCATGTGGTGGTTGCCCAGGCAAAAAGGCAGCTACAAGGGCTGCTGAAATGGTCAGACGCGGAGCCGATACAATTGCTCTTGCTTCTTGTATTACAAAAGGTAATCCAATAGGTTTTGCCTGTCCGCATGCTGAACAGATGAAAGCTGCAATCAGAAAGAAAATAGGTGATTCGATACAATTAATTGATTATACTCATTAA
- a CDS encoding class I SAM-dependent methyltransferase translates to MLYYEIDWGNIWIEQMKLHNEADEQVQQPDRWGTYANAKRFWQSSRKSGKRLEKALQDIKHDSDSRILDIGAGPGSMAIPLAQRVSHVTAVEPADGMTEVLKENIADYNLDNVTCIQKNWEDVAVEELDGMYDVIIASYSLHVPDIREALEKIQQVSNGRVYIYWFAGPTSWDKNYSRIWPQLHGRQYYPSPKCDVLYNVLYSMGIYPDMENFELTHYTRFSSLDEAVEHYKPHYKIANKQQEQILRSHLEEILEKEGDELVQVGRSSRVKISWDNSH, encoded by the coding sequence ATGTTGTATTATGAGATCGATTGGGGCAACATCTGGATCGAGCAGATGAAATTGCATAATGAGGCGGATGAACAGGTTCAACAGCCAGACCGCTGGGGAACGTATGCAAATGCCAAACGTTTCTGGCAATCCTCCCGCAAGAGTGGAAAAAGACTGGAAAAGGCCCTGCAGGATATAAAACATGACAGCGATTCCCGGATACTGGATATCGGTGCAGGCCCGGGTTCAATGGCAATTCCTCTGGCTCAAAGGGTTTCCCATGTAACCGCAGTGGAGCCGGCCGACGGGATGACCGAGGTCCTGAAGGAAAACATTGCTGATTACAATCTCGATAATGTCACATGTATCCAGAAGAACTGGGAGGATGTGGCCGTTGAGGAACTGGACGGCATGTATGATGTGATAATCGCTTCCTATTCCCTGCATGTACCCGATATCAGGGAGGCACTGGAAAAGATCCAGCAGGTAAGCAATGGCAGGGTCTATATCTACTGGTTTGCAGGTCCGACTTCCTGGGATAAGAATTATTCACGCATCTGGCCGCAGTTGCACGGCAGGCAATATTATCCCTCTCCCAAATGCGATGTGCTCTATAATGTACTCTATAGCATGGGAATCTATCCGGACATGGAAAACTTTGAGTTGACACATTACACCCGTTTTTCTTCCCTGGATGAGGCGGTGGAGCATTACAAACCCCATTATAAGATTGCCAATAAGCAGCAGGAACAAATCCTGAGGTCCCATCTGGAAGAAATACTGGAAAAAGAAGGGGACGAGCTGGTCCAGGTGGGCCGCTCGTCAAGGGTAAAAATATCGTGGGATAATTCCCACTGA
- a CDS encoding thiamine pyrophosphate-binding protein, translating to MEKMNGAQVLVKCLEDLGVKHVFGYTGAAILPVFHALHDSDIGITISSNEQSAAFSAAGYSRSGDEIGVAMVTSGPAITNTLTGVADAYGDSIPMLVFAGQVPEHKIGTDSFQHINVSGIFEDAAKKVIQLSNNDDIESIVKDAYYFACSGKPGPVVIDFPLDKQQKRHEYRARDVSIFEQSYHDDRHLSDRQCAGFYELLLNSEKPLLYLGGGLNSRRGRQAIHAFNDYFKIPSVNTLMAKGIVDERDELNLGMLGMFGTPYANMIIQENDFFFAIGVRWDDRIAEKVGFGIEAEIAYIDINPEKMHQIKIERFPKFTFIGDAATALGDLLAYAKRYNIKLDIGRWQKHAAKLKQSWPLDYNRSSDRIQAAETMGMLAGFIDETMKITTGVGNHQMLAAQYLPMQQEQSFMSSGSFGTMGFAVPTAIGVHYANPNSKVIAIDGDGSLKMNLGELHTIASLDLPVKILLLNNMSDGMVLNLQDVAYGGIRTGTRRTKDILFAEIARSFGFNYSKRVNKRKELRQSLEYFLDAEGPSFLEVLTDREEILYPKVPAGCSYSDMIIGPYIKKVSSD from the coding sequence ATGGAAAAAATGAACGGGGCGCAAGTTCTGGTTAAATGTCTGGAGGACCTTGGGGTCAAACACGTTTTTGGTTATACTGGTGCAGCCATTCTTCCGGTATTTCATGCCCTGCATGACAGCGATATCGGAATAACCATCAGTTCCAATGAACAATCTGCTGCCTTCAGTGCAGCCGGATACTCAAGATCAGGAGATGAAATAGGTGTTGCCATGGTTACTTCAGGCCCTGCCATAACCAACACTCTCACAGGAGTTGCCGATGCCTATGGGGACAGCATACCTATGCTTGTATTTGCAGGCCAGGTTCCGGAACACAAAATAGGGACCGACTCCTTCCAGCATATCAATGTAAGCGGTATTTTCGAGGACGCTGCAAAAAAGGTCATTCAGCTATCCAACAACGATGATATTGAATCGATAGTCAAGGACGCCTATTATTTTGCCTGTTCAGGAAAACCCGGTCCCGTAGTCATAGATTTCCCGCTTGATAAACAGCAGAAAAGGCATGAATACAGAGCAAGGGATGTCAGTATATTTGAGCAAAGCTATCATGACGATCGGCATCTGAGCGACCGGCAATGTGCAGGATTCTATGAATTACTTCTAAACTCTGAAAAACCCCTGCTCTATCTGGGCGGGGGGCTCAATTCCAGAAGAGGCAGACAGGCTATACATGCCTTTAATGACTATTTCAAAATACCTTCTGTCAATACACTGATGGCAAAGGGAATTGTGGACGAGCGGGACGAACTGAACCTGGGAATGCTCGGAATGTTTGGTACACCCTATGCAAACATGATCATCCAGGAAAATGACTTTTTCTTTGCCATCGGTGTCCGGTGGGATGACCGGATTGCGGAAAAGGTCGGTTTTGGAATCGAAGCGGAAATCGCTTATATAGACATAAATCCCGAGAAAATGCACCAGATCAAGATCGAACGTTTCCCAAAATTTACATTCATAGGGGATGCTGCCACTGCCCTTGGGGATCTGCTGGCCTATGCCAAAAGATACAATATCAAACTGGATATTGGTCGCTGGCAAAAACATGCAGCCAAACTTAAACAATCCTGGCCACTGGATTACAACCGTAGTTCAGACAGGATACAGGCAGCTGAGACAATGGGGATGCTGGCTGGTTTTATTGATGAGACCATGAAGATTACAACAGGGGTCGGCAATCACCAGATGCTTGCGGCCCAGTATCTTCCGATGCAACAGGAGCAGAGTTTCATGTCCTCAGGGTCATTCGGAACCATGGGATTTGCAGTTCCCACAGCCATTGGTGTACATTATGCCAACCCGAATTCAAAGGTCATTGCCATTGACGGGGACGGTAGCCTAAAAATGAATCTTGGGGAACTGCATACAATAGCATCTCTGGACCTGCCGGTCAAGATACTGCTATTGAATAATATGAGTGACGGCATGGTTTTGAACCTTCAGGATGTTGCATACGGTGGAATCCGTACCGGAACCCGGCGAACAAAGGATATTCTCTTTGCAGAAATTGCCCGATCCTTTGGTTTCAATTACTCAAAAAGGGTTAATAAGAGGAAAGAGCTGCGACAGTCTCTTGAATATTTCCTGGATGCAGAAGGCCCTTCTTTCCTTGAAGTTCTCACAGACAGGGAAGAGATACTTTATCCAAAGGTTCCTGCAGGTTGTTCGTACAGTGATATGATCATTGGGCCGTATATAAAAAAAGTATCCTCTGATTGA
- a CDS encoding (Fe-S)-binding protein, producing MYRFQEKIDSCIDCKKCWEVCPANMVTEGNLFTPQRKIGSLAKIVAGEELTQDEMDNIYLSTRCGACDDVCPVDIPITDIIQYERELLAQQGREPAKTTAISKNILEHNSPGAMDPSKRFDWVTHDLEIAEESEIAYMAGCWVAYSQPDIARSTIRLLNHAGIKPMLLKEEKCCGLFLIDNGHLEEAAEHAKKFVDYIESLGVKKVIASCPGCYLVLSREYPDLYRELNFEVEHSLNIFKAMINDGTLKPEKLDYTVSVRDACPVRKSKDVPRDILSSMGVEIKELFDGKQVCCGGPAGLKPNFPGISSDIAMLSVNDYKENADMLVSYCPFCMHHIGGVCNSKDEDLDMKDISVLLAESVFGSMGE from the coding sequence ATGTATCGTTTTCAGGAAAAGATTGATTCATGTATAGATTGCAAGAAATGCTGGGAGGTCTGTCCTGCCAACATGGTGACGGAGGGCAACCTTTTTACCCCGCAGAGAAAGATTGGATCCCTTGCAAAGATCGTTGCAGGTGAAGAACTGACACAGGATGAGATGGACAATATTTATCTTTCCACACGTTGCGGGGCCTGTGATGATGTCTGCCCGGTCGACATCCCTATTACTGATATTATCCAGTATGAAAGGGAGTTATTAGCACAGCAGGGCAGAGAGCCTGCCAAGACAACAGCAATATCAAAAAACATTCTTGAGCATAACAGTCCGGGAGCCATGGATCCTTCAAAGAGATTTGACTGGGTTACCCATGACCTTGAAATAGCCGAAGAATCTGAGATAGCATATATGGCAGGCTGCTGGGTTGCATACAGCCAGCCTGATATAGCCAGGTCTACCATTCGTTTGCTCAATCATGCCGGTATCAAGCCGATGCTCTTGAAGGAGGAGAAATGCTGTGGGCTCTTTTTGATTGACAACGGCCATCTTGAAGAAGCAGCAGAGCATGCCAAAAAATTCGTAGACTATATTGAATCTCTGGGTGTAAAGAAAGTTATCGCATCCTGTCCCGGATGCTACCTGGTTTTGAGCCGTGAATATCCGGACCTTTACCGTGAATTGAATTTTGAAGTGGAGCATTCACTCAATATTTTCAAAGCTATGATCAACGATGGTACACTCAAACCAGAGAAACTGGATTATACGGTTTCTGTAAGGGATGCCTGCCCGGTTAGAAAATCAAAAGATGTACCAAGGGATATACTTTCAAGTATGGGCGTGGAGATAAAAGAACTCTTCGATGGCAAACAGGTGTGCTGCGGAGGACCCGCAGGTCTGAAACCCAACTTCCCGGGGATATCATCGGATATTGCCATGCTGTCTGTTAATGATTACAAAGAGAATGCTGATATGCTGGTTTCATATTGTCCTTTTTGCATGCATCATATCGGCGGTGTATGTAATTCAAAAGATGAAGATTTGGATATGAAGGATATTTCAGTATTGCTGGCAGAAAGTGTATTTGGAAGTATGGGAGAATGA
- a CDS encoding DUF2284 domain-containing protein, with amino-acid sequence MTIPEENYRILKQTGGELGAKSVRLIPAENIIIENRTILKCIFGCNGYGSQVCPPFIPTVDEFRQMLMEYQWALLVDWKSDNRFSREISENFIKYSVTSPDKEEIKHRHEENIKTVMKERKERIQPGSIELEKLAWKLGYNTALATFPGMCTWCANKDYTDVNCASSQGECHHPTIRRPCLMGLGVRLDKTLEKLGIPFQKFPMDDTIPSQYTLILLD; translated from the coding sequence ATGACCATTCCTGAAGAAAATTACAGAATTCTGAAACAAACGGGCGGAGAACTTGGAGCAAAAAGTGTCAGGCTAATTCCTGCAGAGAACATAATAATCGAGAACCGGACAATTCTGAAGTGTATATTTGGATGCAATGGTTACGGTAGTCAGGTATGCCCTCCTTTTATACCTACAGTGGATGAATTCAGGCAAATGCTGATGGAGTATCAGTGGGCCCTGCTTGTTGACTGGAAATCAGACAACCGGTTTTCCAGAGAAATAAGTGAGAATTTTATAAAATACAGTGTCACTTCCCCTGATAAAGAAGAGATTAAACATCGGCATGAGGAAAATATAAAAACTGTTATGAAGGAGCGCAAGGAAAGAATCCAGCCAGGAAGTATAGAACTTGAGAAACTTGCCTGGAAGTTGGGATATAATACTGCTCTTGCCACTTTTCCGGGCATGTGCACATGGTGTGCCAACAAGGATTATACCGATGTCAACTGTGCCAGTTCCCAGGGAGAATGCCATCATCCGACCATTCGCAGACCCTGCCTGATGGGTCTTGGGGTCAGGCTTGATAAAACACTGGAGAAACTGGGCATACCTTTCCAAAAATTCCCCATGGACGATACAATCCCCTCCCAGTATACGTTGATCTTGCTGGATTAA
- a CDS encoding class I SAM-dependent methyltransferase, with amino-acid sequence MKIRESGMPDENVWEGFFGVDEILKKLGLNDKIAYVADFGCGYGTFTIPAAKIIKGKVYAIDIESEMIEIAEQKAKVENLGNIELLLRDFISKGSGLEGESVDYIILANILHVEEPEKLLRETYRVLRQEGKIVIIHWNYDPTTPRGPPMEIRPTPEKCIEWAISSGFKNPLTYDLKPYHYGIVLSKGKN; translated from the coding sequence ATGAAAATAAGAGAAAGCGGAATGCCCGATGAAAATGTATGGGAAGGGTTTTTTGGAGTAGACGAGATCCTTAAAAAACTGGGTTTGAATGATAAAATTGCATATGTAGCCGATTTTGGTTGTGGTTATGGAACTTTTACAATTCCAGCTGCAAAGATAATAAAGGGGAAAGTCTACGCCATCGATATAGAGTCAGAAATGATAGAAATTGCAGAACAGAAGGCAAAAGTGGAGAATTTGGGCAATATTGAATTACTGCTTCGTGATTTTATATCAAAAGGCAGTGGTCTTGAAGGCGAAAGTGTAGATTATATTATTCTAGCCAATATTTTGCATGTGGAAGAGCCGGAAAAACTACTCAGAGAAACTTATAGGGTTCTGAGACAAGAGGGGAAAATAGTAATCATTCATTGGAATTATGATCCGACAACTCCAAGGGGGCCACCGATGGAAATTCGGCCTACACCAGAAAAATGCATAGAATGGGCAATATCCTCAGGATTCAAAAATCCCTTGACATATGACCTTAAGCCATACCATTATGGAATTGTCCTTAGTAAAGGGAAAAATTGA
- the purH gene encoding bifunctional phosphoribosylaminoimidazolecarboxamide formyltransferase/IMP cyclohydrolase — protein sequence MVKRALLSVSDKTGIVDFARGLKQLDVEIISTGGTARMLRDAGIETIDVSEITGFPEMMGGRVKTLHPKIHGGLLCLRENPEHVSDAEDLSIELIDMVVVNLYPFEITISREGVNLEEAIENIDIGGPSMLRSAAKNYKSVTVLSDPEDYGHILKELRSSGVVSRETREKMAVKAFRHTANYDSTIDTYLSRTLLGEDILRLNFTGGRELRYGENWHQEALFFSQPEIEGPSLANCRQLHGKELSYNNYVDGDNALQTVKELGQEKPAVCIVKHNNPCGLATGNTLLQALQSAWDGDPISAFGSIICTNVPMDLESAKFLKGKFVEIIIAPEFEHDALDFLKNKSKNLRLLELPQLNESFDAEFTYKYIAGGMLKQSRNIGLYDKWECVTETPYPEEKKGLSEFCIAACKCTKSNAVNLSWEYDEGCYMMLAMGAGQPNRVDSIRKLCATKARENLKEIYEREQPDIAFEEYCNSIFEQCVLASDAFFPFDDSIIHAAENNIKYVVSPGGSIRDNEVIDTANRLGVSLVFTGMRHFLH from the coding sequence TTGGTAAAAAGAGCATTGCTGAGCGTTTCCGACAAAACAGGAATAGTGGATTTTGCACGCGGGCTCAAACAACTTGATGTAGAGATCATTTCAACCGGAGGCACGGCACGCATGCTCCGGGATGCAGGAATAGAAACCATTGACGTATCAGAGATCACCGGATTTCCCGAGATGATGGGAGGCAGGGTTAAGACACTTCACCCAAAGATACACGGTGGCCTGCTTTGCCTGCGGGAAAATCCGGAACACGTCAGCGACGCTGAAGACCTTTCCATTGAACTTATCGACATGGTGGTAGTAAACCTCTACCCATTCGAGATAACCATATCCAGAGAAGGAGTTAATCTGGAGGAAGCCATCGAGAACATTGATATCGGCGGGCCTTCCATGCTCAGGTCAGCTGCCAAGAACTACAAATCTGTTACAGTGCTTAGTGACCCCGAAGATTACGGACATATTCTCAAGGAACTGCGCTCAAGTGGCGTGGTATCCCGGGAAACCCGGGAAAAAATGGCAGTCAAGGCTTTCCGCCACACGGCAAACTATGACAGCACAATTGACACATACTTAAGCCGCACCTTGCTTGGAGAAGACATCCTTAGACTCAATTTCACAGGCGGCAGAGAACTGCGTTATGGAGAGAACTGGCACCAGGAAGCATTATTTTTCTCCCAGCCGGAAATTGAGGGACCCTCCCTTGCAAACTGTCGCCAGCTCCATGGCAAGGAACTTTCCTACAACAACTATGTGGATGGGGATAACGCCCTCCAGACCGTCAAGGAACTGGGTCAGGAAAAACCAGCAGTATGCATCGTCAAACACAATAATCCCTGCGGTCTGGCAACCGGCAACACACTCCTGCAGGCACTCCAGTCCGCCTGGGACGGCGATCCAATATCCGCCTTTGGAAGTATCATATGCACCAATGTCCCGATGGATCTCGAATCCGCCAAATTCCTCAAGGGCAAGTTCGTGGAGATCATAATTGCTCCAGAATTTGAGCATGATGCACTGGACTTTTTGAAGAATAAGAGCAAAAATCTGCGCCTGCTGGAACTGCCACAACTCAATGAATCCTTTGATGCGGAATTTACCTACAAGTATATTGCAGGCGGTATGCTCAAACAGTCCCGCAATATTGGGCTGTACGATAAATGGGAATGTGTCACGGAAACTCCCTACCCGGAAGAAAAAAAGGGGCTGTCGGAATTCTGTATTGCAGCCTGCAAATGCACCAAATCCAATGCTGTAAACCTGTCATGGGAATATGATGAGGGATGCTACATGATGCTTGCCATGGGTGCCGGCCAGCCCAACCGGGTGGATTCCATCCGCAAACTCTGTGCCACCAAGGCCCGGGAAAACCTGAAGGAAATTTACGAGAGGGAACAGCCGGACATTGCCTTTGAGGAGTACTGTAACAGTATCTTTGAACAATGTGTCCTGGCCTCTGATGCTTTCTTCCCCTTCGATGACAGCATCATCCATGCCGCTGAGAACAATATCAAATACGTTGTTTCTCCCGGAGGATCAATCAGGGATAATGAAGTGATAGACACCGCCAACCGGCTGGGAGTCTCTCTGGTATTTACCGGAATGAGGCATTTTTTGCATTGA